The following are encoded in a window of Telmatobacter sp. DSM 110680 genomic DNA:
- a CDS encoding TlpA disulfide reductase family protein encodes MMPNRRVFLCAALFLVAPLVFAKGPEDAIQKQMSGLRDVSPAQRPALTVKLAVDIRALPAGKSKVNLADDLSHLATEGDQGADTIQAVADTLSQALAQTPVPAKKDWPPAPYFDLARLVRYEHANSTLTDPLFVKASEALAKNDADVEKIDFTLKDLHGKKVTLSQFRGKVVLVNFWATWCLPCRVEMPGLDAIYTHLESQGLVVLAIDPEDVPSSDAFLIAKTVEPMNFHPTVLLDPGSKVANQFHVDGGIPKSFVFGRDGKLVAVAIDMRTQHQFLTMLAQAGIHQ; translated from the coding sequence ATGATGCCGAATCGACGGGTATTTCTTTGTGCGGCTCTCTTTTTGGTCGCGCCATTGGTGTTTGCTAAGGGTCCAGAAGACGCAATTCAGAAACAGATGAGCGGCCTTCGCGATGTGTCGCCGGCGCAGAGACCGGCTCTTACCGTCAAGCTTGCAGTAGACATCCGGGCGCTGCCCGCCGGAAAGTCCAAGGTCAATCTCGCCGACGATCTCTCTCATCTGGCAACGGAGGGCGATCAAGGCGCTGATACGATTCAGGCCGTCGCTGATACTCTGTCGCAAGCGCTGGCCCAGACGCCGGTTCCCGCAAAGAAGGACTGGCCCCCGGCACCCTATTTTGATCTTGCGCGACTTGTCCGTTACGAGCACGCCAATTCAACGCTTACCGATCCGCTCTTCGTTAAGGCTTCTGAGGCCCTCGCGAAGAACGACGCCGACGTGGAGAAAATCGACTTTACACTGAAAGACCTGCACGGGAAGAAGGTCACTCTTTCTCAGTTCCGTGGCAAGGTCGTCCTTGTAAACTTCTGGGCGACGTGGTGCCTTCCTTGCCGGGTGGAGATGCCGGGACTCGATGCCATCTACACACACTTGGAATCACAGGGTCTCGTTGTGCTTGCAATTGATCCCGAGGACGTTCCTTCTTCGGATGCTTTTCTGATTGCGAAAACGGTCGAGCCGATGAATTTCCATCCAACGGTACTGCTTGATCCGGGCTCTAAGGTTGCGAATCAGTTTCACGTTGACGGCGGAATTCCCAAGAGCTTTGTATTCGGCCGCGACGGGAAGCTGGTGGCGGTTGCCATCGACATGCGTACGCAGCATCAGTTTCTTACGATGCTAGCGCAGGCTGGAATTCATCAGTGA